Proteins from a genomic interval of Trichoderma breve strain T069 chromosome 2, whole genome shotgun sequence:
- a CDS encoding PLAC8 family domain-containing protein, producing MSKEKHSETTWANGLFDCCSPGGLCFKTTFCPCITYGKTQHRMKHGNLNDYSCCNASCVIFACLAHCGLTCIPTTMQRGDIREKHGLEGGCFGDFCKSCWCNCCVLIQNEKELAQREALLKGSSEPYRPNPGMVYSDAGAH from the exons ATGTCCAAGGAGAAGCACAGCGAGACTACCTGGGCCAATGGCTTGTTCGATTGTTGCAGCCCGGGTGGGCTTTGCTTTAAGACGACCTTTTGTCCCTGCATTACCTATGGAAAGACTCAGCACCGAATGAAGCATGGCAATTTGAATGACTACTCATGCTGCAATGCATCT TGTGTCATCTTTGCTTGCCTTGCGCACTGCGGCCTTACATGTATCCCTACCACGATGCAACGAGGAGACATTCGCGAAAAACATGGTCTTGAGGGTGGTTGCTTCGGAGACTTTTGCAAGTCTTGCTGGTGCAACTGTTGCGTCTTGATTCAAAATGAGAAGGAGTTGGCACAGCGTGAGGCCCTCTTGAAGGGCTCGTCTGAGCCGTACAGGCCCAATCCTGGCATGGTGTACTCAGACGCAGGCGCACATTAG